Below is a genomic region from Nitrospiraceae bacterium.
AAATACCGGGCGCTCGCCGCTGGATTCCTCGGCATGGGACTCCTCGAAGAGTTTCATGCGATCTCGCAACCGGGCAATGGCTTCGTGCTCTTTCGAAACCTGGCCAGCCTGGCGGGCGGCGTCGGCTTTCTGCTGGTGTGGAGGTCGCGTGTTCCCGATGGTGAATCGAGGCTGCGTCGAGTCCCCTTAATCGTCGCAACCGGAGCCTTGTCGTTGGGAACGTGGTTTCTGATCTTTCCCGAGCAGATTCCCGAGATGGTCCGAAATGGAGAATTTACGCCGACGGCGGTTGCGCCGCAAAGTCTGGCCTGCCTGTTTTTTCTGGCGGCGACGGCGCGCCTTCTGTGGGACTACCGGCGCTCTGGTCGATCCGAGGATGCGCTCTTCGCGAGCCTGGCTCTCCTGTTCGGTCTCGCTGAGTTCGTGTTCATGTACTCAATCCCCTGGGACAACCGCTGGTGGTTCTGGCATTCGCTACGTCTGATCGCCTCCCTCCTCGCATTGGGATACATTGGGCGCAATTATTTACAGGTCGCCTCCGACTTACAAACGTCTCTCGCGCGGACCATGGAAACCGAGGAGACTTTACGGCGGAGCGAGGGACAGCTCCGTCAGCTCCTCGATGAACGAGAGCGCATGGCCCAGGACCTGCACGACAGTACTATCCAGTCCCTCTTCGCCATCGGGCTCAATCTCGAACGATGCCAACGTCTCGCCTCAACAGTCCAACAGGGTCTCGGCGCACACTTGGGCGCGGCGGTAGCCGGCCTTAAGTCCGTCATACGAGACCTACGGGGGTATATTCTCGGCGTCGAGCCGACGATTTCGAACGGAAGGGCGCTCGAAGCGGCCCTGGGCTCACTGGTGCGCGAGTTCAACGATTCGCACCAACCTCAGTTTCGTATGGTGACGAGTTCCATCGCTGCGGACCGGTTGACCCCCGAACAGGCGACGCATCTGCTCGCCATCGCCCGAGAAGCCATGAGCAACAGCCGCCGGCACTCAGCGGCTCGCACAGGGACACTCTCACTCCAACTGGACGATGGATCGGTCCGTCTGACCGTGGAGGACGACGGAGTCGGGTTCGATGTCGGAACTGTCATGGGGCAGGGTCACGGGTTGATTAATATGGAGAGGCGTACCAGAAAGCTGGGAGGCCGGTTTGAGGTCGCGTCCGAGCCAGGTCACGGAACAAGGATTGTGTGCGACCTCCCTCAGGAGCGAACTGATGCCGCGACCTGAGACGAAACCGATCCGGCTCCTCTTGGTGGACGATCACGAGGTCCTCCGCATCGGTCTGCGAACATTGTTTGCCGAGGCCGGAGGATTTCAAGTCGTCGGCGAGGCCGGCACCATGGTCTCCGCCGTGGCAGACGCGTTAAGGCTCAAACCGAACGTCATATTGATGGACGTCCGGCTTCCGGATGGGAACGGGATCGAGGCCTGTCGCGCGATCCGTGCGACGCATCCTGAGACGAGGGTACTGTTCTTGACCTCCTTTGCGGACGATGACGCGGTGCTCGCCACCATCCTGGCCGGGGCCGATGGATTTCTCCTGAAGGAAGTGAGCAGCGAGCAGTTGATCGATGCGGTCAAGACGGTGGCATCGGGACAGTCGATCCTCGACCCTGCCGTCACGCAGCGCGTGCTCGCCAAAGTGAAATCTCTATCAGCGCCGGCGCAACAGGACAAACGTGAGCCCTTGTCGCCTCAGGAGGAACGGGTGCTGGCTTTGGTGGCGGAAGGGAAAACGAATAAAGAAATCGCCGTCTCGTTGAACCTGAGCGACAAAACCGTCGGCCACTACCTCGAAAATATTTTTCAGAAACTGCGCGTCACCCGCCGATCTCAGGCAGCTGTCTACTTCACCCAACAACATCCCAAACAGTAGTCCCCCTCCCATCCCTCCTCCATAATCTATGAGGGAGGACAAGGGTGGGGGCATTCCCCCCTATCGGATAGGGGAATAAATGTTCCTCTTTCGAAGCGATCTCCCCTACCGGCTCGCCGGCTCGGCACGTACGATGTGCGCATGAATTCCATTTCACTTCACGTTCACTACATCAAGGAGGATGCCATGATGAGCTTCGCGAGTCGCATGCAGGTGCTGTCCCTTGTTTTCGTAGTCGCGACCATGCTGGCGTGGCCTGTGAGTCAGGCTCAGGCGGCCGAAGGACAACAGAAAGTCAAGGTTCTCTATCACGTCGATGGAAAAGACCCGGAGGTGGCGAAATACGCGCTCGCCCTCATTAACAAGCACATCGATGCGGAAGGCGGGCCGGACAAGATCGATGTCGAGCTGGTCGTGCACGGACCAGCGCTTGAATTGTTCGAGAAGGACAAGATGGACCCGGAGATGACGAAGCGATTCGATCAGATCATCGAGAAAGGCGCCAAGGCGGAGATGTGTCAGGTGTCGATGAAGGCCTTCGGCAAGACCATCGACAATTTGGCGAAGGGATTTGTCGCCACGCTGCACCCGGTAGCTGTAAAGCGGATCGCGGATCTGCAGAAGGAAGGTTACCTCTATATTAAGCCATGAAACGGAGGGTCGTCATGCGTTGGTTCGGTACAAGCATTCTCGTATGCTTGATCGTTTTGTCTGGATCGCCGGAGCTGCTGGCGACACCGACCGGCTGGCCGGCGCCGGCGTTCGAGTTGGTCACGTTCACTGGCGAGTCCTACAGCAATGAATCGCTGAAGGGCCGGCCAACCTTGCTGGTCTTCTGGGCTCCCTGGTGCAAGGTCTGTCAGCGCGACCTGCCGCTCGTGGGAGAATTTTATCAGCGGGAAAGACCGGCGCAACTCCGGATCGTCTCGATCGGATTCGCAGACACCAGAACGAACGTCACACAATTCGTCAAAGAACGGTCCGGGACGTTCGTCTTCCCAACCGCCTATGACGAAGATCGCTGGGTCGCCCAGGCGTTCAAGGTCAACGCGACCCCGACGTACGTGTTGTTGGATGCTCAGGGAAGCATCGTGCTGGTCCATCGTGGAGGAGGCATCCTTCAGAACTTCCAGTTCCGGGAGTTTCTGTCCACACTGAAAGGATGATAATCGCAGGTAGGGAGAGGGTAACCGCCCTCTCCCCACTTTCGATTGCCGTCATAATTATGCTCGAATCTCTTCCACAGACTTCACTGATGGCCGCCTTTGTCGCTGGACTACTCTCGTTCATCTCTCCCTGTGTGTTGCCGCTGGTTCCTTCATATCTCATATACATCACCGGCCTCTCACTGGACCAACTATCCGATTCCGTCGAGCGGCGCCGTCAGCGCAAGACGATCCTGGTCAATGCACTCCTGTTCACTGTGGGCTTTTCACTTGTTTTCATCGGATTCGGAGCTTCGGCCAGTTTACTCGGTCAGTTCCTGACGGACCATCAGCAGCTCATCCGGAAAGTCGGCGGCGTCTGCATCATCCTGTTCGGGCTGTACCTCATGGGCATTTTGAAACTCACATTCCTCATGGCAGAGAGGCGCATTCATCTGCAAAACCGTCCGGCAGGCTATGCCGGTTCAGCACTGATCGGGGCAACCTTTGCCGCCGGCTGGACTCCCTGCGTGGGTCCGGTGCTCGGCACCATGCTGCTCTATGCGAGCACGACTGAGACCCTTATGGACGGGGTGATGCTGCTGACGTTCTATTCGGCCGGTTTGGGCTTACCGTTCTTTGGAGCAGCGCTGGGGATCGACCGATTCCTGGCTTCGTTCAAACGGGTCTGCGGGTACCTCGGCGTCGTTTCAGCGATGAGCGGGGTCTTGCTCGTCCTCTTCGGCTTCCTCGTCTACCATGATTCTCTGACAATGCTGACATCCGTCTTCGAACGATACGGCATCGGTATCTACCTGATAGCTGACGGCTGATAGCTGGAGGCTACTTTGAGACTGTTGCAAAATTACCGGTGCGCAAGACAAGCAAATCTTTCAGCCGGAGTGCGTGGGCGAAAATATCGTTCTCACTGAGAATGCTGAAAAAGCCTGCTCAGCAAGGCCGCAGCGAGCGAAAGGCTGAGGCGTACTCAGTTCTGTACGTCGAGGCCTTGAGCGAGGCGAGAACGCAGCTGGAAGGCTTTTACAACATTCTCACTTGATCGTGGACTTCATCAAACTATCGGCCTGTGGCGGGGAGAAACCTTGATAGCCGCGGTGCCGTTCGGCGAGTTCGAGCACCGAAAACGGCTGACCATCGACCATTTCAGGAGCAGTAAAGATTTGGCGTAATGGGCCGCCGCGCGCGCCCACGATCTGGCCTGCAAAGACGACGCCTTTCATCTTCAGCCGATCGATCGCCTTCTCGATATCGTCCACACGCGCAGCGACGTGATGGTAGACATGGTCTCCGAATTTTTTGACCCATCCGGGGATGATACTCGTTTTACCCCGTTCGTCAGGATAGGCCTGATCCACGAATAGTGCAGGATACCCGGCTTTTCGATAGACCTTGGCGTACCAATCGTCGTACTGCAACGTCTCACTGTAGGCGTAACCGAGCTTCGTGTATTCCTCGGCGCGCCGATCGACGTCCAGCGTCCGCAGGGTCAGATGGTCCGCCACCGGGTAGAAGCCGACGCCAGCCTCCTCCAGCAATTCCCGGAGGATTTTGGCCGCGTGGTTGCGCGCCACATACGCATCAATCATTCGGCTGATCAGCGCATCGAGTTGAGCCGCTTGGTCCATGGTGACGACTCCTTACCTCCCCTT
It encodes:
- a CDS encoding TlpA disulfide reductase family protein; translation: MRWFGTSILVCLIVLSGSPELLATPTGWPAPAFELVTFTGESYSNESLKGRPTLLVFWAPWCKVCQRDLPLVGEFYQRERPAQLRIVSIGFADTRTNVTQFVKERSGTFVFPTAYDEDRWVAQAFKVNATPTYVLLDAQGSIVLVHRGGGILQNFQFREFLSTLKG
- a CDS encoding cytochrome c biogenesis protein CcdA, which codes for MAAFVAGLLSFISPCVLPLVPSYLIYITGLSLDQLSDSVERRRQRKTILVNALLFTVGFSLVFIGFGASASLLGQFLTDHQQLIRKVGGVCIILFGLYLMGILKLTFLMAERRIHLQNRPAGYAGSALIGATFAAGWTPCVGPVLGTMLLYASTTETLMDGVMLLTFYSAGLGLPFFGAALGIDRFLASFKRVCGYLGVVSAMSGVLLVLFGFLVYHDSLTMLTSVFERYGIGIYLIADG
- a CDS encoding VOC family protein; the protein is MDQAAQLDALISRMIDAYVARNHAAKILRELLEEAGVGFYPVADHLTLRTLDVDRRAEEYTKLGYAYSETLQYDDWYAKVYRKAGYPALFVDQAYPDERGKTSIIPGWVKKFGDHVYHHVAARVDDIEKAIDRLKMKGVVFAGQIVGARGGPLRQIFTAPEMVDGQPFSVLELAERHRGYQGFSPPQADSLMKSTIK
- a CDS encoding DsrE family protein, with product MNSISLHVHYIKEDAMMSFASRMQVLSLVFVVATMLAWPVSQAQAAEGQQKVKVLYHVDGKDPEVAKYALALINKHIDAEGGPDKIDVELVVHGPALELFEKDKMDPEMTKRFDQIIEKGAKAEMCQVSMKAFGKTIDNLAKGFVATLHPVAVKRIADLQKEGYLYIKP
- a CDS encoding response regulator transcription factor; this encodes MPRPETKPIRLLLVDDHEVLRIGLRTLFAEAGGFQVVGEAGTMVSAVADALRLKPNVILMDVRLPDGNGIEACRAIRATHPETRVLFLTSFADDDAVLATILAGADGFLLKEVSSEQLIDAVKTVASGQSILDPAVTQRVLAKVKSLSAPAQQDKREPLSPQEERVLALVAEGKTNKEIAVSLNLSDKTVGHYLENIFQKLRVTRRSQAAVYFTQQHPKQ
- a CDS encoding sensor histidine kinase; amino-acid sequence: MTATIATMWTSPSVPYLVVIAGSAGALAAGSAMHAWWPDWRWHHEALHSAIEAVGGLVSIAMAMVLLHTPSESASRKYRALAAGFLGMGLLEEFHAISQPGNGFVLFRNLASLAGGVGFLLVWRSRVPDGESRLRRVPLIVATGALSLGTWFLIFPEQIPEMVRNGEFTPTAVAPQSLACLFFLAATARLLWDYRRSGRSEDALFASLALLFGLAEFVFMYSIPWDNRWWFWHSLRLIASLLALGYIGRNYLQVASDLQTSLARTMETEETLRRSEGQLRQLLDERERMAQDLHDSTIQSLFAIGLNLERCQRLASTVQQGLGAHLGAAVAGLKSVIRDLRGYILGVEPTISNGRALEAALGSLVREFNDSHQPQFRMVTSSIAADRLTPEQATHLLAIAREAMSNSRRHSAARTGTLSLQLDDGSVRLTVEDDGVGFDVGTVMGQGHGLINMERRTRKLGGRFEVASEPGHGTRIVCDLPQERTDAAT